GAGACGGGCCGTATCGGTTTCGACAACTCCCATTCCGACGATGGTGCGAGCTTCGTGATGCCGCTGCAGTGCCGCCTCGCGGAAGGCTGCAGCTCCAAATCGATCGGCTTCAACCTCGCTTACCTGCGCCAGCAGGGAGACATCACCCCGACTTTCAAGCTCAGCACCGCCGGCGAGGGCGAGCCTGCGCTGATCCATTCCGACGACCCCAACGCCCTGTGGGTCGTCATGCCCATGCGCCTGTGACCGGAGGGACCGATATGTTCGACGACAGCAAGATTCCGATGAAAGAGACAGATGCCGACCGCGAGGTGCGCGATGCCGCCTTCAGTGCGACGGGCGCCGAACTGAAGCAATTCATCGAGCAATTCGAACAGCTAGCGCTCGAGAAGAAGGAGATCGCCGACCAGCAGAAGGAGGTCATGGCCATGGCCAAGGGTCGTGGCTACGACACCAAGGTGATGCGCAAGATCATCGCCCTGCGCAAGCGCGACAAGAACGACATCGCCGAGGAAGAGGCGGTGCTCGAAATGTACAAAGCCACGCTGGGGATGGACTGATGCAGGACGTCCTTTCCGCACCCATCGCACCGCCGCCCTCCATGGGCGAGCACGCTCACCGCAAGTCGGCCGAACTGCCCCCGCTCAAGCCGCAAGGCACCGAGCGCCGCGAGCCGTTGCTGCCCGAGGGATGGTGGGTCGGCGTCCTGGTCTTCGCGATCATCGTCATCGGCGGCGTCTCTCTGCTCAGCTTTGTCCTTTCACTGCTCGCATCGGCGATCCGCTCCTTTTCGGAGGTCTACTGATGCGCGACACCTTCGACTTCCCCGAGCTGCCCGACCGCGCCCTCAACGGCCTGCCGCTGATCGTCGACAGCTTCGCCGGCGGCGGCGGGGCGAGCACCGGCATCGAGCAGGCGCTCGGCCGCGGGCCCGACATCGCGATCAACCACAACCCGGCGGCGCTGGCGCTGCACGCGGCGAACCACCCCGAGACACTGCACCTGTCCGAGAACGTCTACCGCGTCGATCCGCTCGACCATCTCGCGGCCAAGCACATCGGCCTCATGTGGTTCAGCCCGGACTGCAAGCACTTCAGCAAGGCCAAGGGCGGCAAGCCCGTGGCGCGCAACATCCGCGACCTCGCGTGGATCATCCCCGGCTGGATCGAGCGCATCCAGAAGAGCGGCGGGCGCGTCGACGTCGTGCTGATGGAGAACGTCGAGGAGTTCGCCGGTTGGGGCCCGCTGATCGAGACCGAGCGCGGCCTGATGCCCTGCCCCGACCGCAAGGGCGAGACCTTCGCCACCTGGTGCAAGGCTATCCGCAAGCTCAGCGGCAAGATCGAGCGCCGCGAGCTGCGCGCCTGCGACTACGGCGCGCCGACGATCCGCAAGCGGCTCTTCGTCGCCATCCGCTTCGACGGCCAGCGCATCGTCTGGCCAGCGCCGACCCATGGCGCGCCGGACTCGCCAGAGGTGATGGCGGGCAAGTTGCTGCCGTGGCGCACCGCGGCGGAATGCATCGACTGGTCGCTGCCCTGCCCGAGCATCTTCGCCACCAAGGCCGAGGTCATGGAAAAGCACGGCCTCCGCGCCGTTCGGCCGCTGGCCGACAACACCCTCGCCCGGGTGGCCAAAGGGCTTCGCCGCTACGTGCTCGACGCCGAGCGCCCCTTCCTGGTCAACCTGACCCACGGCGCACGCACCGAGGACCTCGACGATCCGCTGCGCACCGTGACCGGCGCGAACCGCGGCGAGAAGGCGCTGGTCACGCCCTCGCTGGTGAGCATCGCCCACGGCGACAGCGGCGGGCGCCGGGAATACCCGCTCACCGAGCCGCATGGCGTGATCACTGCGGGTGGCATCTCGCACGCCGTGGTCGCGCCCGTGCTGGCAAGCCTGAAGGGCACCACACGCCGCATGGGCCCCGTGGCGCAGCCTCACCCCACCGTCTGCGCCGAAGGCAACCACAGCGCCGTCGTGTCGCCGGTGCTGACCTACGCGCAGCAGGGCGGCCGCTGCCGGTCGATCAAGGATCCGCACCACACCATCTGCGCGAGCAAGAAAGACCAGAACAGCATGATCGCCGCGACCATGGTGCATGTCGGGAACGGCGAGCGGAAAGGCCAGGCGCCCCGCGCGCTCGACATCACCGCGCCGCTCAACACCGTCGTGGCGGGCGGCGTGAAGCAGTACCCGGTCGCGGCTTTCCTCGCCCAACAGAACAATGACGGGCGCGGCGTTCACCCGGGCCGCCCCGCTGGTGAGCCGATCTCGACCGTCACCAACTCGGGCAGCCACCAGACGCCCGTCGCGGCATGGCTGGCGAAATACTACGGCACCGGCGATGGCGCCCCCGCCACCGAACCCATGCACACGATTACCACCAAGGACCGGATCGTGCCCATGCAGGCCGAGCTCGCAGCTCCGCCCTTCGACGACACCCACGCGCCCCGCGCCCGCCAGGTGGCCGAGCTGCTGCGCCAGCACGGTCTCTGGGATGACCGCGAGTTCGTCACCCTCGAGATCGGCGGCACGTCCTTCATCATCGTCGATGTGGGTATGCGGATGCTCACCCCGCGCGAGCTCTTCAACGCGCAGGGCTTCCCGTCCGACT
The window above is part of the Salipiger sp. H15 genome. Proteins encoded here:
- a CDS encoding DUF2312 domain-containing protein, which codes for MKETDADREVRDAAFSATGAELKQFIEQFEQLALEKKEIADQQKEVMAMAKGRGYDTKVMRKIIALRKRDKNDIAEEEAVLEMYKATLGMD
- a CDS encoding DNA cytosine methyltransferase translates to MRDTFDFPELPDRALNGLPLIVDSFAGGGGASTGIEQALGRGPDIAINHNPAALALHAANHPETLHLSENVYRVDPLDHLAAKHIGLMWFSPDCKHFSKAKGGKPVARNIRDLAWIIPGWIERIQKSGGRVDVVLMENVEEFAGWGPLIETERGLMPCPDRKGETFATWCKAIRKLSGKIERRELRACDYGAPTIRKRLFVAIRFDGQRIVWPAPTHGAPDSPEVMAGKLLPWRTAAECIDWSLPCPSIFATKAEVMEKHGLRAVRPLADNTLARVAKGLRRYVLDAERPFLVNLTHGARTEDLDDPLRTVTGANRGEKALVTPSLVSIAHGDSGGRREYPLTEPHGVITAGGISHAVVAPVLASLKGTTRRMGPVAQPHPTVCAEGNHSAVVSPVLTYAQQGGRCRSIKDPHHTICASKKDQNSMIAATMVHVGNGERKGQAPRALDITAPLNTVVAGGVKQYPVAAFLAQQNNDGRGVHPGRPAGEPISTVTNSGSHQTPVAAWLAKYYGTGDGAPATEPMHTITTKDRIVPMQAELAAPPFDDTHAPRARQVAELLRQHGLWDDREFVTLEIGGTSFIIVDVGMRMLTPRELFNAQGFPSDYVIEGVWHERGDDWDFEAFPKDVQVSCVGNSVCPPLAEALVRSNCAHLVEAQEVAA